Sequence from the Bacteroidota bacterium genome:
CATCGTTTTGGAAATCGTTGAAACCATTCCACCAGTCTAAATGATATTCGGCAAGATTTGGCTCGCCAGTATCTCCTACTGCCTCCCAAACGCCCGATATCATCAGATTTCCTTCAATTGCAGCCATAGCACCATGTGTCCAACATGTTCCCCCTTCCTGACTTTTTACCGATGTAACAAAATTTGTAGTATTGAAATTTCTTAAATCGAAAACATCAGGAATAACTTGTGCCTGAATTAATCCGAAAACAAGAAAAGTAAGCAAAGACAATATATATTTTTTCATAGCATATATCTAAAAGACAAGAACATTCCTACATTTTATATTATGACAAATTTATCAATTAATTTTTAGTTCGTCTAAAATTCAAAAAATATTATTACATAAAATTCAATATTCATTTGCATATATTGTTATATATTAGATATATACGGTAGTTTATATAATTTTTTTATTTTTTTTCGATAAGAATACAATAATAAACTAACAAAATAGTTTTGTAACTAAACATTTAGTTATACTTTTGTGCAGAAATTAAAATTGATTTTTTGAAAATATGAAGGAACTTACAAAAGCAGAGGAACAAGTGATGCAAATTCTTTGGGAAATAGAAAAAGGTTTTGTGAAAGACATAATTGAAAAACTCCCAAAACCAAAACCAGCTTATAATACAATTTCAACAATAGTCAGGATTTTAGAAAGAAAAGGCGTTGTTGGCTATAAGGCTTATGGAAAAACTCACGAATATTTTCCATTGATCAGCAAAAAAGAATATTCAAAAGAGTATCTCGGTTCGTTTGTTAAGAGCTATTTTAGCAATTCGTATAAACAAATGGTTTCATTTTTTGCCAACGAATCAAAGCTAAATATCAACGAATTAGAGGAAATTCAAAAAATTATAAATAATCATATTCAAAAACAAAAATCATAAAATTATGGATTCAATATTTCAATATATTTTTCAGTCGTTCCTTAGTTTTGCGTGTTTATATTTGATTTATTTCATTCTTTTGAAAAATGAGACATTTTTTCGACTCAACAGATATTATTTGTTAATATCTGCAGTTATCTCATTATTAATTCCTTTTGCGAAATTTGAATTTGCACAGACAGTTTCTCAAAACTCTATCTCGTATTTGCTTGATACTGTTGAATTTGCAGATAATAAAATTGAGAACTTGTTGCCGGTTCATTTCCAATTGTCGAATATTTTACTTTATATATATTTAATTGGAGTAACTTTTTATACAACGAAATTTCTATATCAATTTTACAGAATTTATAAGATGATCAGCAAATTTCAAGTAGTAAAATCGAATGGACTTAAATTAGTTTTTACAAATTCTGAATATCTGAATTTCTCATTTTTCAATATAATTTTCTTGAACAATTCTGACACAAAAAGCGAAGATGCTCAGAAAATTTTATCACACGAATTGGTTCATGTCAATCAAAAACATACTATTGATGCAATTTTCATTGAAGTATTGTCAATAATAATATGGTTTAATCCGATAATTTATTTATACAAAAATTCAATAAAAGAGGTTCATGAATATCTTGCCGACGATAATGTAATAAAAAACAGTAATATGTACAGCTATCAGGAACTTTTACTTTCGAAAGTTGTTGGTACACAATTCAATTTATTAACTAATTTTTTTAACAAATCACTAATCAAAAGGAGAATTATTATGATGACTAAACCAAGAAGTTCGAGTTTGGCAAAATTTAAAGTATTTTTTGCCATTCCAATGATTTTTATGCTAATGCTTGCTTTTTCGACTGCACCAAAGAAAGCTTATTCTCAGGAAAAGCAAGAGAAAATTGTCTTAAAAAGTGAGTCTAAACAATCTAAAGGAAATGAAGTTTATACGAAAGTAGATGTAATGCCGGAATTTTCAGGCGGAGCCAAAGCATTACGAAAATTTATTGCTACAAATGTAGTCTATCCCGAAATTGCAAGAAAAAAAGGAATTGTAGGGAAAGTTTACGTAAAATTTGTTGTGGATAAAAATGGTAATATTACGAAAGTGAAAATATCCAGAGGGGTAAATGAGATTATAGACAGAGAGGCATTGAGAGTTATAAATTCTATGCCAAAATGGAAACCCGGAAAACAAAATGGAAAAGCTGTAGATGTTGAGTTTACAATTCCTATAGATTTTAAACTTTCTGATAAAGAAAAATAGTTTTGCTTATTAAGTAAAAAAATAAAAAATGGAAGCTTTGAATTGGGCTTCCATTTTTTGTTTGAGATATAGCTTCTTTTTTTTAGAATTTAGTTTTAGCTTGGGCTAAATATAATACTGAAAGAATTTTTCTACCAGTGGTATTAAGAGTATAAGTTCCAGGGTTTAATACTGCAGGATCTACTCCTCCAACATCATTTAAATTATGTAATGCTTGAGTTACTTCTATTTTAAATGTGCCTTCAGTCATTCCAGGTGGCCATCTTGCTCTTGCTTCTGTAATCTCATGTGTTTGAGGATTATAAATTGTTGAATTAACTCCTGGACTTGGATTTCCTAATTTTTTCTGCATCCATAAATGTGGTGTTGTTGGTTCTGTGCTGCTTTCTTCAAATGGCATAGTTAAATAACAGTGTGGTATGCTTGTTAAATCTGCTTTTAATTCATCAAACCATAATTGTTGAGTTGCAGTTATTGAATCTCCTAATGCTACATCCCACCAAGCTGTTGCATTTGCATCTGCTGTACTGAACTTTCTTGTACCTGTATTTCCCATTGAAGTGTATGATGCATAACTCATCATGTTTGTCAACGGAAAATCATTCATTAAATTATAAACAAATATTGTATCATTGGTTTGAATTATAACTGGTGAACTTTGGTCATCAACTGCTCTTTGTTCAAATGCTTCTAATTGTCCTGGTCTTTTTAGGAATGTGTAGAATGAAGCTACTCCATAAAAACTTTCAATATCTCCGCTGTGGCTTCCATATATTTCATATGTTGATCCTGGATCCATTGTAACTGTTATTGTTCCATTTGCACTTGTAAGTGTTGAATAGCTGGATAAACCGTTTTTCTTATGATGTAAAGTGCTTGTTCCGTTTATTAATGTTGTATCTTCACTTGCTGATTTGAATATGAATGTTACTTGTGTGTTAGTCGGATTTTGTACATTCACACTCACATCTGCACTATCTGTTTCTATTGGGTTGCCATTATCTGATACTGAGTATTGGAAATTATCTGTTCCTGTAAATCCATTGTTTGGCAGGTATGTTGCTTCGCCTGTTGTAGGGTTTATGTTTGTGATTGCACCGTTGCTTGGTGCTTGTGTGATTGTTACTGAGTTTGGTACTAAATTGCCATCTGAATCATAGTCGTTTAATAATAAGTTTATTGTTACTGCTGTTTGATAAGGTGTTGTTGCTTGATCATTATTTGCTGTTGGTGGATTGTTTATTTGTGGTTCTACTGTTATGTATAGCATTGATGTGTCTGATAGGCTTGGGTTGCCATCGTCCCAGATTACGCATTCTAGGCTGTCTACTCCGCTGAATCCGCTTGGTGTTGTATAGTCAACGTTTCCGTTTCCGTCTGGAATTGCTGTTCCAAATACTGGCGCTTGTGTTATTTCTGTTAAGTTTGGCACTATACTTCCGTCTATGTCTGTGTCGTTTGTTGTTATTGGGATGCTTGTTGTTGAGTTATATAGAACTGTTGCAAAATCATTATTTGCTATTGGTGCATCATTCACATTTTGTATACTCATAAATACTATTGCAGTGTCTGAAAGTCCTAAACTATCTGTTACTCTGTATTCGAATTGGTCTGGTCCTGAGTAGTTTGCATTAGGTACATAGGTCATTTCGCCTGTTACAGGGTCAATGAATGTTACATCTCCATGGCTTGGTTGTTGTAATCCTGTTGTTTCAACGCTTCCCGGATCTATATTTCCTTCTGCATCGACATCGTTTCCTGTTACGTTTACAATTGCTGTTTCATCTTCATTCATTACTTGATAATCATCAATTGCACTTGGTGGAGTGTTTATCCAATAAAATAATGTATCAGCAAGTGTCATTTTAATATGGTATCCTTGCCCCTCCTGCATATTTACAATATTGTTCACGCCATATTGAGGCCAAAAAATCAACCCATTCCCACTTTTTACCATTATAACATTTACAAGTATTGGATTTAAGGCTAATTCAATAGATTTTTGATAATCGAGAAAATAGGCTATGATATTCCAGCCCTGGCTAATAAAAACAGATGTAGTTTGCGGATTTATACGAGACCCAAAAACTATTAGAGTATCTGCCTGCAATGTTTTAATCTGATAGCCTTCGCCAATCATATGATTACCTATCTGATTCACATTATATGTAGGCCAAAATACCAAGCCATCATCATTCTTCACAATTGAGATATTTTGAATTATTGATGCAAATATTGAATCCATAGAAGATTGGTCAGGATCAATAAAAGTGGAAACTATACTCCATCCAGTTGTGAATATTACTAGTTGTGAATCCGGAACAATCATGGATTGATTTTTCAAACTTGATTCAAAATCCACTACAAGATGTGCAAAAGATAGAAAAGGAAAAAGAAAGGGGACAAGAAAAAGTATAATTTTGTGTCTCATAATCAGTATTCATTTCAAAATTAAACAAATTATGACAAAAATATAAAATTTCCCCTTTAATCAAAATTAAAATCACTTCAAAACAATTCTCTCTTTAATATCGTTTGCAAGTTCTTTGCGAAGGGTAATTAGCTGAACTATTTTTTGTTGAATTACAATTATTTCCTCAACCTTATTTTTGTTTTGTGCCTCAATTCCTTGTTTCTGAACATCGTTTATCATTTCGTTCACTTTCTTAATTTTGTAGGTTAGGATAGTTTCAGGAATTTCGACATTGAGGTTCATCTCTTCGGTAGCAATATATAGTCCCGAACGTTTTTGCCAGAAATCGCTCAGGCTATGTTGTGTACTTAAAATTTCAGCAACTAAAGAATTTATCTTTGCATCTTGATGATTGATAAAATACTTCTCATTAATTTGCTGGTTTTTAGAATAATTAAGTTTAATTTCATTAAAAACAAAATTGTATAAAGTATTCTTAAAAATCAGGTCATCCTTAGTAATTTCATCGATAATAAATTGTGCAACACTGATTGAAATTTTCTCATCGTTTTCGGAATTCGAATTTATCGAGAATGTATTGTTGCCATATTTAAAAAGCAATGTTATGATTTTTTTCTCAATAGTTTCATAGCCATCCTCAATTTGCGATTGCAATTGCGATGGAGATGTTGTTTTTCTTCTTACAACATCAGATTCCCTAATAGGTGCAATTTTAGAATTTGCTTGTCGCCGAATATGTTTGTTAACCTCGGCATACAATAATTCTTCCTTAACATCTAAAAGAGTGCTACACTCCTTAATATATACCGAACGGGTGATTCTGGCAGGAATAACGGCTATTGATTGAACTATATTATCGATCAATCCGGCTACTTTCAAAGGATCGTTTTCGTTTCCTTTAAGCAACAAATTGGTTTTGAAAAGAATAAAATCTTTTTCGTTTTCAGCAATATATTTTTCAATTACCGATGAACTTTTGTTTTGCACAAAAGAATCGGGATCTTCGCCTTCCGGGAAAAGTAAAACTTTCGTATTTAATCCTTGTTCAAGAATCATATTTATTCCGCGAAGCGAGGCTTTAATTCCGGCTTCGTCTCCATCATACAGTATTGTGATATTTGGCGTAAAACGTTTTATAAGGCGAATTTGATCGTTAGTAAGCGATGTGCCCGACGAAGCCACAACATTTTCGATTCCTGCCTGATGCAGCGAAATTACATCTGTATAACCTTCAACCAAATAGCATTTATTCTCCTGAATCATCGATTTTTTTGCCTGAAATATTCCATAAAGAACTTTGCTTTTAGAATATAATTCTGTTTCAGGCGAGTTTATGTATTTAGCACTTTTTTTATCGCTTCGCAAAATTCTGCCACCAAAACCCAAAATTGTCCCCGATAAACTGTGAATAGGAAAAATAACACGGTCTCTGAATCTATCGGCTTGCCAATTTTCTTTTCTTATGACAAGTCCCGATTTTTCTAACAAATCAATTTTATAACCCTTGGAGACCGCTGTTTTAGCAAAATCGTCTTTTTTATCAAGACTATAACCTAATTGAAATTTTTCAATCACATTTTCATTGAAACCTCTTTCAATCAAATATTTAAGACCAATTGTTTTACCCTCGCTTGTTTCTGTGAGGTTTGCTGTAAAATATTTTTGTGCAAAAGAAGTAATTATTTGAAGGCTTTCTTTTTTGTTTTTTTCTTCAATTTCTTCCCTTGTGATTTCTCTCTCAACAATTTCGATATGATATTTTTTCGCCAAATATCTGAGAGCATCCCAATAATCAACATTTTCGTGTTCTCTGATAAAATGAACAGAATTTCCACCTTTTCCACAACCAAAGCATTTAAAAATATTTTTTGCTGGCGAAACGGTAAAAGATGGAGTTTTTTCGTTATGAAACGGGCACAGTCCTAAATAGTTAACTCCTCTTTTTTTTAAGTTAACAAAATCTTGAACCACCTCAACGATGTTGGCAGTTTCAAAAATTCGGGTGGCTGTGGAGTTGTCTATCATTTCTATTTTATATTTTTGATTGCCTATTTTTGATTGTCAATAATCAATATTCAATTATTAAAGGCTGCCAATCATTTTTTTCGGATCTACCCATTTGGTAAATTCATCATCGCTAAGAAAACCTAAGTCTAATGCAGCTTTGCGAAGAGTTGTATTTTCTGCATGAGCTTTTTTGGCAATTTTTGCAGCTTTTTCATAACCAATATGAGGATTTAGTGCTGTTACCAACATAAGAGAATTTTCAAGATTTTGTTTAATCACATCACTATTAGGCTCAATTCCAATTGCACAATTATTATTGAAGGAAACACAAGCATCGCCAATCAAACGTGCAGCTTGCAAAAAGTTATAAATCATCACAGGTTTGAAAACATTCAGCTCGAAATGTCCGTTCATTCCTCCAACTGTAATTGCTGCATCGTTACCAATTACCTGAGCACAAACCATTGTCAGCGCTTCAACTTGCGTAGGATTAACTTTTCCGGGCATAATAGATGAGCCGGGCTCGTTTGCCGGAATAATAATTTCACCAATTCCACTTCTTGGGCCCGAAGCCATCAAACGAATATCGTTGGCAATTTTCATTAAACTTGTAGCAA
This genomic interval carries:
- a CDS encoding BlaI/MecI/CopY family transcriptional regulator, with the protein product MKELTKAEEQVMQILWEIEKGFVKDIIEKLPKPKPAYNTISTIVRILERKGVVGYKAYGKTHEYFPLISKKEYSKEYLGSFVKSYFSNSYKQMVSFFANESKLNINELEEIQKIINNHIQKQKS
- a CDS encoding M56 family metallopeptidase: MDSIFQYIFQSFLSFACLYLIYFILLKNETFFRLNRYYLLISAVISLLIPFAKFEFAQTVSQNSISYLLDTVEFADNKIENLLPVHFQLSNILLYIYLIGVTFYTTKFLYQFYRIYKMISKFQVVKSNGLKLVFTNSEYLNFSFFNIIFLNNSDTKSEDAQKILSHELVHVNQKHTIDAIFIEVLSIIIWFNPIIYLYKNSIKEVHEYLADDNVIKNSNMYSYQELLLSKVVGTQFNLLTNFFNKSLIKRRIIMMTKPRSSSLAKFKVFFAIPMIFMLMLAFSTAPKKAYSQEKQEKIVLKSESKQSKGNEVYTKVDVMPEFSGGAKALRKFIATNVVYPEIARKKGIVGKVYVKFVVDKNGNITKVKISRGVNEIIDREALRVINSMPKWKPGKQNGKAVDVEFTIPIDFKLSDKEK
- a CDS encoding tandem-95 repeat protein, whose product is MRHKIILFLVPFLFPFLSFAHLVVDFESSLKNQSMIVPDSQLVIFTTGWSIVSTFIDPDQSSMDSIFASIIQNISIVKNDDGLVFWPTYNVNQIGNHMIGEGYQIKTLQADTLIVFGSRINPQTTSVFISQGWNIIAYFLDYQKSIELALNPILVNVIMVKSGNGLIFWPQYGVNNIVNMQEGQGYHIKMTLADTLFYWINTPPSAIDDYQVMNEDETAIVNVTGNDVDAEGNIDPGSVETTGLQQPSHGDVTFIDPVTGEMTYVPNANYSGPDQFEYRVTDSLGLSDTAIVFMSIQNVNDAPIANNDFATVLYNSTTSIPITTNDTDIDGSIVPNLTEITQAPVFGTAIPDGNGNVDYTTPSGFSGVDSLECVIWDDGNPSLSDTSMLYITVEPQINNPPTANNDQATTPYQTAVTINLLLNDYDSDGNLVPNSVTITQAPSNGAITNINPTTGEATYLPNNGFTGTDNFQYSVSDNGNPIETDSADVSVNVQNPTNTQVTFIFKSASEDTTLINGTSTLHHKKNGLSSYSTLTSANGTITVTMDPGSTYEIYGSHSGDIESFYGVASFYTFLKRPGQLEAFEQRAVDDQSSPVIIQTNDTIFVYNLMNDFPLTNMMSYASYTSMGNTGTRKFSTADANATAWWDVALGDSITATQQLWFDELKADLTSIPHCYLTMPFEESSTEPTTPHLWMQKKLGNPSPGVNSTIYNPQTHEITEARARWPPGMTEGTFKIEVTQALHNLNDVGGVDPAVLNPGTYTLNTTGRKILSVLYLAQAKTKF
- a CDS encoding DNA primase, producing the protein MIDNSTATRIFETANIVEVVQDFVNLKKRGVNYLGLCPFHNEKTPSFTVSPAKNIFKCFGCGKGGNSVHFIREHENVDYWDALRYLAKKYHIEIVEREITREEIEEKNKKESLQIITSFAQKYFTANLTETSEGKTIGLKYLIERGFNENVIEKFQLGYSLDKKDDFAKTAVSKGYKIDLLEKSGLVIRKENWQADRFRDRVIFPIHSLSGTILGFGGRILRSDKKSAKYINSPETELYSKSKVLYGIFQAKKSMIQENKCYLVEGYTDVISLHQAGIENVVASSGTSLTNDQIRLIKRFTPNITILYDGDEAGIKASLRGINMILEQGLNTKVLLFPEGEDPDSFVQNKSSSVIEKYIAENEKDFILFKTNLLLKGNENDPLKVAGLIDNIVQSIAVIPARITRSVYIKECSTLLDVKEELLYAEVNKHIRRQANSKIAPIRESDVVRRKTTSPSQLQSQIEDGYETIEKKIITLLFKYGNNTFSINSNSENDEKISISVAQFIIDEITKDDLIFKNTLYNFVFNEIKLNYSKNQQINEKYFINHQDAKINSLVAEILSTQHSLSDFWQKRSGLYIATEEMNLNVEIPETILTYKIKKVNEMINDVQKQGIEAQNKNKVEEIIVIQQKIVQLITLRKELANDIKERIVLK